In the Bacillus amyloliquefaciens DSM 7 = ATCC 23350 genome, TGATGAAGTGGAAGCTGCGCTTGATGAAGCCAATGTATTCAGGTTTGCGCAATACTTAAAAAAATACAGCGGCGACAGCCAGTTTATCGTCATCACCCACAGAAAAGGCACCATGGAGGAAGCGGATGTCCTTTACGGTGTTACAATGCAGGAATCCGGCGTTTCCCGAATGGTGTCGGTCAAACTGGAAGAAACAAAAGAATTCGTTCAGTAACGAGGAAAGAGGTTGAAAGATGAGCTTTTTTAAAAAATTAAAAGAGAAAATCACGAAACAGACAGACTCCGTCTCTGAAAAATTTAAAGATGGCCTTGAAAAAACAAGAAATTCCTTCTCAAATAGAGTGAACGAACTCGTCTCCCGCTACCGAAAAGTCGACGAAGATTTCTTCGAAGAGCTTGAGGAAGTCCTGATTGGCGCTGACGTCGGTTTTACAACGGTCATGGAGCTGATTGACGAGCTCAAAAAAGAAGTGAAGCTGAAAAACATCCAGGACCCTCAGGAAGTGCAGTCCGTCATTTCTGAAAAACTCGTCGAAATTTATAACAGCGGCAACGAAGAGATTTCTGAATTGAATATTCAGGACGGGCGCTTAAACGTTATTCTGCTTGTCGGCGTAAACGGCGTCGGAAAAACGACAACGATCGGAAAACTTGCCCATAAGCTGAAGAATGAAGGTAAATCCGTTGTGCTTGCTGCCGGAGACACCTTCAGAGCCGGAGCGATTGAACAGCTTGAAGTGTGGGGAGAGCGTACAGGCGTGCCTGTCATTAAGCAGGCTGCCGGAAGCGACCCTGCGGCGGTTATTTACGATGCCGTACACGCGGCTAAAGCAAGAGGCGCGGATGTGCTGATTTGTGATACGGCCGGCCGCCTTCAGAATAAAGTAAACTTAATGAAAGAGCTTGAAAAGGTCAAACGCGTCATCGAACGCGAAGTGCCTGAGGCTCCGCATGAGGTTCTGCTCGCGCTCGACGCGACGACTGGCCAGAACGCGATGGCGCAGGCGAAAGAATTCTCCAAAGCGACGAATGTGACGGGTATCGCGTTAACGAAGCTTGACGGCACCGCAAAAGGCGGAATTGTTTTGGCGATCCGCAATGAGCTTCATATTCCCGTGAAACTGGTCGGCCTCGGAGAAAAGGTTGACGATCTGCAGCGGTTTGATGCAGAATCTTACGTATACGGTCTCTTTTCGGATTTAGTTGAAAAAGCGGAAGAATAGACAGTCTGTTTCAGCCGGGCGCAAAAAAGCGCTCCGGCTGTTCGCTTATAAAAGCGGCGGAAAACACCAGCAAACTGACAGGGCGAATACCTGCATTCATTGACAAGATAAAAACTTGACAGACGCTCTGAAACCATGTAAACTATGTTTTTGTAAAGGGATTTGACTTAACAAAGGGGAGAGCTCAAATGTCGCTCGAAAAAACGACGAGAATGAACTATTTGTTTGACTTCTATCAGTCGTTGCTGACGTCAAAACAAAAGAGCTATATGTCGCTTTATTATCTGGACGATTTCTCCCTTGGTGAAATAGCCGAAGAGTATGACGTTTCAAGGCAAGCCGTTTATGATAACATCAAACGGACAGAAGCGATGCTTGAACAATATGAAGAAAAACTGCTCCTTTTTAAAAAGTTTCAGGAGCGTAAAGAAATGTTTACAAAGCTGAAAGAGCTTGCTTCCGGCTTGCAGGAAGAAGAAAAAATGACGGCTCTGATTGAAGCGCTTGAGAAATTAGATTAGGAGGCGGCAAACAATGGCATTTGAAGGATTAGCCGACCGACTGCAAAAGACGATTTCAAAAATCCGCGGAAAAGGAAAAGTCAGCGAACAAGACGTAAAAGAGATGATGCGTGAAGTTCGTCTTGCGCTTCTTGAGGCTGACGTTAACTTTAAAGTCGTAAAGGATTTTGTGAAAAAAGTAAGTGAACGGGCTGTCGGACAGGACGTCATGAAGAGTCTGACACCCGGCCAGCAGGTTATTAAAGTCGTAAAAGAAGAGCTTACCGAGCTGATGGGCGGCGAAGAAAGCAAAATTGCCGTCGCCAAACGCCCGCCGACCGTTATTATGATGGTCGGGCTCCAAGGTGCCGGTAAAACGACAACCACGGGGAAGCTTGCCAACCTGCTGCGCAAAAAACATAACCGCAAACCGCTGCTCGTGGCTGCGGATATTTACCGCCCCGCTGCGATTAAGCAGCTGGAAACACTGGGGAAACAGCTTGATATGCCGGTCTTTTCTCTTGGCGATCAGGTCAGCCCGGTGGAAATCGCCAGACAGGCGATTGAAAAAGCGAAGGAAGAGCATCATGATTACGTGATTTTAGATACCGCCGGACGGCTGCACATCGATCACGAACTGATGGATGAGCTCTCCGGCGTAAAAGAAGTCGCAAATCCTGAGGAAATTTTCCTTGTCGTCGACTCGATGACCGGTCAGGATGCGGTAAACGTCGCCAAAAGCTTTAATGACCAGCTCGGTTTAACGGGTGTTGTTTTAACAAAGCTTGACGGGGATACCCGCGGAGGTGCGGCGCTTTCTATCCGCGCAGTCACTGAAACGCCGATTAAATTCGCCGGAATGGGAGAAAAACTCGACGCTTTAGAAGCGTTCCATCCTGAGCGGATGGCATCCCGGATTCTCGGAATGGGTGACGTGTTAACCTTGATTGAAAAAGCTCAGGCGACTGTTGATGAAGACAAAGCCAAAGAGCTTGAGCAGAAAATGAGAACGATGAGCTTCACATTGGATGATTTTCTGGAGCAGCTCGGTCAGGTCCGAAACATGGGGCCTCTTGACGAACTGCTGCAAATGATGCCCGGCGCAGGCAAAATGAAAGGCTTAAAAAACATCCAAGTGGATGAAAAACAGCTGAATCATGTGGAAGCGATCATCAAATCAATGACTGTTCTTGAAAAAGAACAGCCGGATATCATCAACGCCAGCCGGCGGAAGCGGATCGCTAAAGGAAGCGGAACATCCGTTCAGGAAGTCAACCGTCTTTTAAAGCAGTTCGAGGAAATGAAAAAAATGATGAAGCAGATGACAAACATGTCAAAAGGGAAGAAAAAAGGCTTTAAATTACCTTTTATGTAATCGGTTATACATGATAAAACCGTTGTTAAGAAAAAACACTTTACAAACACTTTTATCATTGTTAATATACTATCTTGTTGAAATATTTTCGGAGGTGCTAGTAAAATGGCAGTAAAAATTCGTTTAAAACGTATGGGAGCAAAAAAATCTCCTTTCTATCGTATTGTTGTAGCAGATTCTCGTTCACCGCGTGACGGCCGTTTCATCGAAACAGTCGGCACATACAACCCGGTTGCAAAGCCGGCTGAAGTGAAAATCAACGAAGAGCTTGCTCTTAAATGGCTGCAAACAGGAGCTAAACCTTCTGATACAGTCCGCAACTTGTTCTCAAGCCAAGGAATTATGGAAAAATTCCACAACGCTAAACAAGGCAAGTAATGACTGATCAG is a window encoding:
- the ffh gene encoding signal recognition particle protein, encoding MAFEGLADRLQKTISKIRGKGKVSEQDVKEMMREVRLALLEADVNFKVVKDFVKKVSERAVGQDVMKSLTPGQQVIKVVKEELTELMGGEESKIAVAKRPPTVIMMVGLQGAGKTTTTGKLANLLRKKHNRKPLLVAADIYRPAAIKQLETLGKQLDMPVFSLGDQVSPVEIARQAIEKAKEEHHDYVILDTAGRLHIDHELMDELSGVKEVANPEEIFLVVDSMTGQDAVNVAKSFNDQLGLTGVVLTKLDGDTRGGAALSIRAVTETPIKFAGMGEKLDALEAFHPERMASRILGMGDVLTLIEKAQATVDEDKAKELEQKMRTMSFTLDDFLEQLGQVRNMGPLDELLQMMPGAGKMKGLKNIQVDEKQLNHVEAIIKSMTVLEKEQPDIINASRRKRIAKGSGTSVQEVNRLLKQFEEMKKMMKQMTNMSKGKKKGFKLPFM
- the ftsY gene encoding signal recognition particle-docking protein FtsY, giving the protein MSFFKKLKEKITKQTDSVSEKFKDGLEKTRNSFSNRVNELVSRYRKVDEDFFEELEEVLIGADVGFTTVMELIDELKKEVKLKNIQDPQEVQSVISEKLVEIYNSGNEEISELNIQDGRLNVILLVGVNGVGKTTTIGKLAHKLKNEGKSVVLAAGDTFRAGAIEQLEVWGERTGVPVIKQAAGSDPAAVIYDAVHAAKARGADVLICDTAGRLQNKVNLMKELEKVKRVIEREVPEAPHEVLLALDATTGQNAMAQAKEFSKATNVTGIALTKLDGTAKGGIVLAIRNELHIPVKLVGLGEKVDDLQRFDAESYVYGLFSDLVEKAEE
- the rpsP gene encoding 30S ribosomal protein S16, with amino-acid sequence MAVKIRLKRMGAKKSPFYRIVVADSRSPRDGRFIETVGTYNPVAKPAEVKINEELALKWLQTGAKPSDTVRNLFSSQGIMEKFHNAKQGK
- a CDS encoding putative DNA-binding protein, with the protein product MSLEKTTRMNYLFDFYQSLLTSKQKSYMSLYYLDDFSLGEIAEEYDVSRQAVYDNIKRTEAMLEQYEEKLLLFKKFQERKEMFTKLKELASGLQEEEKMTALIEALEKLD